A genomic stretch from Schistosoma haematobium chromosome 2, whole genome shotgun sequence includes:
- the MYL1_1 gene encoding myosin, light chain 1, alkali, variant 2 (EggNog:ENOG410VA3J~COG:Z), which produces MFLLFDTKGDEKIEAKDIGEVVRAMGLNPTESDIGKYGYQNNPNERISFESFVPIYHGLLKEQVEVDQETFIESFRVFDKEDNGLISAAELRHLLTALGEKLRDDEVDVLLSGLENSQGLVPYEAFVQRVMS; this is translated from the exons ATGTTCCTACTGTTTGACACAAAAGGAGATGAAAAAATCGAGGCGAAAGATATTGGCGAAGTTGTGCGTGCAATGGGTCTAAATCCAACAGAGTCGGACATTGGAAAATATGGCTATCAAAATAATCCAA ACGAACGTATCAGTTTCGAATCATTCGTTCCAATTTATCATGGTTTATTAAAAGAACAAGTGGAAGTGGATCAAGAAACGTTTATTGAGTCGTTTCGTGTATTTGATAAAGAAGATAATGGATTAATTAGTGCAGCTGAATTAAGACATCTACTAACAGCACTAGGTGAAAAACTACGAGATGATGAAGTAGATGTATTATTATCTGGTTTAGAAAATAGTCAAGGTCTTGTACCATATGAAG CTTTTGTACAACGTGTTATGAGTTAA
- the MYL1_1 gene encoding myosin, light chain 1, alkali (EggNog:ENOG410VA3J~COG:Z): protein MVDLSEKDLNDVHEMFLLFDTKGDEKIEAKDIGEVVRAMGLNPTESDIGKYGYQNNPNERISFESFVPIYHGLLKEQVEVDQETFIESFRVFDKEDNGLISAAELRHLLTALGEKLRDDEVDVLLSGLENSQGLVPYEAFVQRVMS, encoded by the exons ATG GTTGACCTAAGTGAAAAGGATCTTAATG atgttCACGAAATGTTCCTACTGTTTGACACAAAAGGAGATGAAAAAATCGAGGCGAAAGATATTGGCGAAGTTGTGCGTGCAATGGGTCTAAATCCAACAGAGTCGGACATTGGAAAATATGGCTATCAAAATAATCCAA ACGAACGTATCAGTTTCGAATCATTCGTTCCAATTTATCATGGTTTATTAAAAGAACAAGTGGAAGTGGATCAAGAAACGTTTATTGAGTCGTTTCGTGTATTTGATAAAGAAGATAATGGATTAATTAGTGCAGCTGAATTAAGACATCTACTAACAGCACTAGGTGAAAAACTACGAGATGATGAAGTAGATGTATTATTATCTGGTTTAGAAAATAGTCAAGGTCTTGTACCATATGAAG CTTTTGTACAACGTGTTATGAGTTAA
- a CDS encoding hypothetical protein (EggNog:ENOG410VENC~COG:A) produces MVERFHRQLKSSLMAQADSSKWSDALPLVHLGIRSTIKEDIGCTAAELVYGTTLTLPGQLVNYEPTTHGDSTHFASRLLQTMQNIKAISPREHNNRVQLDKNLETCKFVFVRVDAVKKPLKQPYEGPYKLIKRTQKYFIINRDGNKQTISIDRIKPAFCEATQVKEDNAVDNQPLSPATGKPVEDKKLNTKPSCLTRSGRPINKPKRYVHFVD; encoded by the coding sequence atggttgaaagattccatcgccaaTTAAAAAGCTCACTGATGGCGCAAGCTGACTCATCAAAGTGGAGCGATGCCTTACCGCTTGTACacctcggtattcgttcaaccATAAAGGAAGACATTGGATGTACAGCCGCCGAGTTAGTCTATGGTACAACTCTAACGTTACCTGGTCAACTAGTCAACTATGAACCTACAACGCACGGGGATTCTACTCATTTCGCAAGTCGCCTATTACAAACGATGCAGAATATTAAAGCAATATCCCCTCGCGAACACAACAATCGAGTTCAACTTGATAAAAACCTTGAAACGTGCAAATTTGTCTTCGTCCGAGTAGATGCGGTTAAAAAACCATTGAAACAACCATACGAAGGTCCATATAAATTAATTAAGCGCACACAAAAATACTTCATCATCAACAGAGATGGCAACAAGCAGACTATTTCTATAGACAGAATAAAACCTGCTTTCTGTGAAGCTACTCAAGTCAAGGAAGACAACGCTGTTGATAATCAACCCCTCTCACCAGCGACTGGAAAACCAGTAGAGGATAAAAAACTTAATACTAAGCCTTCTTGTTTGACACGCTCCGGTAGACCTATAAACAAACCCAAGCGTTATGTCCATTTCGtcgattaa